In Bacillus thuringiensis, the DNA window AGTAAGGTTTTAGTAGAGACTGTAAATAGAATATATAAAAAGTAAAAGGTGTTTTCTTATACGGAAACACCTTTTTTGTAGTTAAAATTGAATGTACTTTCTCCCAATGTCCATATTCACTAATCGCATATGTATTTTTGGCGATTTGCTTAATGGTAAACCACGGGTCTTGTAGAATATTTAGCTTCTATTTCACATCTTATAAAATGAATTTATATAAACACATTCGCTTTTCATTGTATTAAATTCTTTTAATAGACGTTTTTGTAAAAGTTTATAAAATAGGCAAACGAAACATTGAAATGTTTATTTTAATTGTGTTAAGATTATGAAGTGGTAATAAACAATATTGAGATTTGTCTGTTTTTAAATAAACATTTTAAAGGAGTGTTTAGTATGAGTGATATTTCAGAGAAGTTTTGGGATGCTTCGGTAGAAGAATTGAAGAAAGGGTATGTATTTGAAGCGGAAGCAGAGGAATATATTTGTTTAGCTTGTGGAGAGGCATTTATTAAGGGCGTAATTTATCAAGATAATCAAGTTTTGTATGAAGCAGAGAAGTTTGTACAATTGCATGTGCAAAATGAACATACGTCTATGTTTGATTATTTATTAAATCTTGATAAGAAGTATACAGGCTTAACTGATTTGCAAAAGAAAATGGTTCAGTTTTTCCATATGGGGCTGAATGATAAAGAGATTGTAAAAGAGATGGATGGTGGAAGTACTTCAACCATTCGCAATCATCGATTTACACTTCGAGAGAAAATGAAGCAAGCGAAAGTGTTTTTAGCTTTAATGGAACTGTCAGAAGAAAAATCAAAAGTACAAACGAAATTTGTACCCATTCATAGAACAGCGACGATGGTAGATGATCGCTACAATATTACGGAAGAAGAAAATGATGAAGTATTAAAAGTACATTTTACAGAAGGATTAGATGGACCGCTTTCTAAATTTCCGAAAAAACAAAAGCGTAAATTAATTATATTACGCCATTTAGTGACGAAGTTTGATAGTAATAAAAAGTACACTGAAAAAGAAGTAAATACTGTCATAGAAAGTGTATATCCGGATTTTGTAACGTTAAGAAGATATTTAATTGAATATGGGTTTTTAGATAGAACAGCTGATGGAAGCCAATATTGGGTGAAGTTATAATCCATACGGAAAAGAAAATGAATAGAAGCACATTATAATAACAACTATACAAAGAGATAGAAGTTGAAAAACAGATTTTTAATAAAAGGAGAAATGAAATTTGAAACCACCTACAGATAACAATAAAGAAGGTGCGGAGTCACATAAGTTAGAAAGTGAGAGTAAACCGATTTGGAAGTCGATGTCCATGTTTTTAGTACCGTTACTATTAAGTAATGTATTACAATCGATTGGACAATTATTCGGTATGGTAGTAGTAGGAAGATGGCTTGGAGTTAATGATTTAGCAGCCATATCAGCATTCTTTCCTCTATTTTTCTTACTCGTTTCATTTGTAATTGGTATTGGTTCAGGTAGTTCTATTTTAATTGGTCAGGCGTTTGGCGCTAAAAACGAAGATCGTTTAAAAGCTATCGTTGGTACGACGCTGACATTTACCTTTATTATTGGAGTTGTGTTGGCGATAGTAGGCAGTATTTTTGCAATGGATATTATGCGCCTTATGGGAACGCCAGAAAATATTATTGAAATAAGTGTACATTACGCACGGATATTATTTATATCGATGCCAGTATTATTTTTATATTTCGCATATACAACATTTATGAGAGGTACAGGAGATTCTAAAACGCCATTTTACTTTTTAATTGTAAGTACAGCACTAAATATGATCTTATTACCAATTCTTATTTTTGGATGGTTAGGAGCTCCGAAATTAGATGTGTATGGAGCAGCGTATGCTTCTGTTATATCTACAGTTATTACGTTTATTGTCATGTTGGTATATTTAAAGAAGAAAAATCACCCACTACAATTAGATAGTACGGTAAGGAAATATCTTCGCATGGATGGGGAGTTATTGAAGCTATTGCTACGACTCGGTATTCCGGCGAGTATTAATATGATATTAGTTTCATTATCTGAAATTGCGGTCATCGCGTTTGTAAATCGTTACGGTTCGGATGCAACAGCAGCTTATGGCGTCGTGAACCAGGTTGCAAGTTATGTACAAATGCCAGCAGTTAGCCTTGGTATTACAGTTTCCATTTTTGCAGCACAATCAATTGGGGCAAATCAATTTGATCGATTACAGAAAGTCGTGAAAGCCGGAATTATCATGAACTATGTCATCGGTGGTGTGTTAATATCTCTTATTTACTTGTTCTCAAGAGACATACTATCACTATTTTTAACGAGTCAAACTACAATTGATATTGCTCACAGCCTTGTTATGATTACATTATGGAGCTATTTAATTTTCGGGCATGCGCAAATTATTAGTGCGACAATGCGAGCAAGTGGTACAGTATTATGGCCAACTGTTATCGGCGTTGTATCAATTTGGCTTGTTGAAGTACCTGTAGCGTATTACCTTTCTTATCATACAAGTCTTGGTATAGAAGGGATATGGATTGGGTACCCAGCAGCATTTATTGTCAGCTTGGTATTACAGTATGCATATTATAAGTTTTCATGGCAGAAGAAACGAATTACACGATTAGTGAGCTAAATCATGCAAATGTCCCTAAGTTATTATACTTAGGGACATTTTTTGTAAGTGTATGTTTATAAATAGCTTTTTAAAGTGATATCAAAATGTTGTCTAATGAGTTTGTTATCACTCATATAAAACTCCCATGCTTTTTCAGGTTCACCGATAATTTCAAAAGATTCTTCTGTAATATATAAAGCACAATTATCCTCTAGTGCAATTCCTTCTATATTACCTTGATGATTTTGTAAAAAGGAATGGAAGGCGTTCATTCTATTTAATTGATTATAATGTGGACAAAATCTTTTGTTCACAATCCCCCAGCCGTTGCTTTCTATATAACCAGAATCTTCATAATCTGAGCGGATACTAGATGTGAACCAACACATAGCACCAGCACTACATCCTGCGATGAGAGTTCCTTGTTGCAAAGCAAATAATAATTTTTCGTCTAGTTTATGTTCTTTCCATTGTGTAAGCATGTGAATATAGTTCCCGCCACCGAGATAAATTAAATCAGCTGATTGAATCATTTCGTCTATTTCATATTTAGAAGGTGTATCAGCTATATTACGTAAAATTTGTACTTCACAGTGTAATTGTTTTTCGAACGTGTCTAAAAATAGTTTTATATAGCTTTCATCATCATGACTTGCTGTAGGAATGAATAATACTTTTGGATACTGTTTATTTGTTAATGCTATAAGTCGCTCATTAATAGGCGAGTGATTTGAATCTTGTAAATCACCGCCACCAATGACAGCTAATTTCATAGTAAAGCACCACCTAATCATTTTTGTTATATAAAAATTCGATAGAAGAGAGTTACATTCCTTCTGTAATGTAATGAATAAGCAGAAAATATAGTTTAAATATATCGGAATAGTAAAGCAGAGGCTGGTTACATAGAGAAATGAACTAGAAACAATTTATTGATATATAATACTTCATACTATTGTTTCAAAATATGGAAACAATATGTTTAAATGGATATAACGAAGCATGAATTCATATTGAATGAGTGCTTATACTTAAAAAAAGAATCGGAAATAATAGAGATTTTACAAATGAGTTTTTACTTTTTATAGGAACTTGTATTACAATATGGTAAAATTATTTCAATATATTTATTTAATATAAAAATACAAAGAGGGAGCGTGAAAAAAGTGGATTTTCGATTTGAATTTACAACGAAGGTGAAAGAATACTTAGATGATGAGAAGGATGAAAAAATAATAAAAGATGGACATAGAGATATCATTTTTCAGTATTTATACCCATTAGAGAGTGAAATTGGCATTTATAAAAATCCTAACTTTACTTTTTTGGCATCAGGAAGACGCTCGCATATCGTATTAGAAAATGTTGAATTTAAAACAGAAGTCAATGTAAAAAGTAACATCATAGAAATTACAAAAGTAGTGGATAATGTCGTTATTCCGTTAGATACTATCGTGGCGAAAGATCGGGAATTATTTGCGCTTGGGCGTAATGAGAAGTTTAGTGTACAAATATTAGAGCAGTATCTGTTTGAAACATTTGGAGAGAAGCTAGGATTATAAGAAATAGAATGGCGTACGTATTTATGGGTAGTGAATTTTCGTGTATATCATTCGTG includes these proteins:
- a CDS encoding DUF2087 domain-containing protein; the protein is MSDISEKFWDASVEELKKGYVFEAEAEEYICLACGEAFIKGVIYQDNQVLYEAEKFVQLHVQNEHTSMFDYLLNLDKKYTGLTDLQKKMVQFFHMGLNDKEIVKEMDGGSTSTIRNHRFTLREKMKQAKVFLALMELSEEKSKVQTKFVPIHRTATMVDDRYNITEEENDEVLKVHFTEGLDGPLSKFPKKQKRKLIILRHLVTKFDSNKKYTEKEVNTVIESVYPDFVTLRRYLIEYGFLDRTADGSQYWVKL
- a CDS encoding MATE family efflux transporter, whose product is MKPPTDNNKEGAESHKLESESKPIWKSMSMFLVPLLLSNVLQSIGQLFGMVVVGRWLGVNDLAAISAFFPLFFLLVSFVIGIGSGSSILIGQAFGAKNEDRLKAIVGTTLTFTFIIGVVLAIVGSIFAMDIMRLMGTPENIIEISVHYARILFISMPVLFLYFAYTTFMRGTGDSKTPFYFLIVSTALNMILLPILIFGWLGAPKLDVYGAAYASVISTVITFIVMLVYLKKKNHPLQLDSTVRKYLRMDGELLKLLLRLGIPASINMILVSLSEIAVIAFVNRYGSDATAAYGVVNQVASYVQMPAVSLGITVSIFAAQSIGANQFDRLQKVVKAGIIMNYVIGGVLISLIYLFSRDILSLFLTSQTTIDIAHSLVMITLWSYLIFGHAQIISATMRASGTVLWPTVIGVVSIWLVEVPVAYYLSYHTSLGIEGIWIGYPAAFIVSLVLQYAYYKFSWQKKRITRLVS
- a CDS encoding peptidase E, giving the protein MKLAVIGGGDLQDSNHSPINERLIALTNKQYPKVLFIPTASHDDESYIKLFLDTFEKQLHCEVQILRNIADTPSKYEIDEMIQSADLIYLGGGNYIHMLTQWKEHKLDEKLLFALQQGTLIAGCSAGAMCWFTSSIRSDYEDSGYIESNGWGIVNKRFCPHYNQLNRMNAFHSFLQNHQGNIEGIALEDNCALYITEESFEIIGEPEKAWEFYMSDNKLIRQHFDITLKSYL
- a CDS encoding DUF3942 family protein, which encodes MDFRFEFTTKVKEYLDDEKDEKIIKDGHRDIIFQYLYPLESEIGIYKNPNFTFLASGRRSHIVLENVEFKTEVNVKSNIIEITKVVDNVVIPLDTIVAKDRELFALGRNEKFSVQILEQYLFETFGEKLGL